The genomic segment CAATTAAATCTCTGTGCTATTCTGAATGCAGGCAGGGGAGCCTGATACAGTTCAGTGTCATTAACCCAACAAGGCTTAAAGGAAGGCAGATCGCCGAGTAGGTGACCTCTCAACCAGcaccacaccccccccattGTGAGCACCGCGCCAACATATGCGAAGTCACCCAGAGTGTGTGTCAACAAACCCGTTCTGTCCTAATAACAGCATAAAGAGCCACacggtttgttaaaaaaaaaaaagagaaaacgtTTCCTATTAATCTTCCCATTACTGGCCCAGTAAACTCTCCCCACGACACGATACTCAAGCCATGAATCATACCCTGGCTATTGGGTCCGGATTGTTTTTACCTTTAGGAGATCCTGCAGACGTCATCATGACATCGTCACCCATTACAAGGTGTCTCAATTAAAACACGAATGTTAAGTTAGACGACATACACATATGTGAACTGGAAGATATTTCAGTGACCAAGGCATTGAGCATATCAACGATGTACAAACCAAATATAAAATTCTGTTTTTAAAGACATGGCGAAACACTCTCCTACAGACAACATGGTAACTAAGGGTAAAAGGCACAGATCTGGGGGGAGTTTGCAAAAATGAAGACATTGCCGGCATCAGTTAAAATACCATGTCAGGGTTTTCCCTGTCAGAAGTACCATGCCAAACTGCAGTTTTGAAATAGTGTTATTTTCAACCAACTTGGCAAGGTGGCAGATTTTGGATTTAAAAAGACCATTTTCCCTTATTTAGAAGAACACTGTCATGACAAAAAGAAATGCGTGTGATACCTATAATTTCCTGTAAATTAAACCGGGACAAAAACCTGATACAAAAACTGAGGGAGTCCCTTCAgacaggctgacaggcagcagtttGAAGCAGCTTCTCGTTCACCGCGCTGTCCCACCAGAAGGTCAGCTCTCTTCATTGTCCCCGTTACCTAGGAGCCCCGATCtctcagagctgccgccgctctcCTCTGCGGTGTAGCAGGGCagcttggccagcagggggcgatggAGGCCATTGTAAAGCGCTGTACCGGCCAGGAGGATGATGAAGCCCAGGACCTGCAGCCCATGGAACTGCTCCCAGCCCACGGCCAGACTGACCACCCAGATGACGACGGTGCGGAGGCTGTCCAGCACCATGCGCGTGGTGGCGCTGATCTCCTTGGTCACGCTGATGCCGGCAAAGTTGAAGAAGGCGATGCTGATGATGTTGCCTAGCAACGCCAGCACGATCATGGGCTGGTTGCCGATCTGGCAGAAGGCGTCCAGCGCGTCTTCCAGGACGCGTCGGGGGTTGTTGCTGAAGTCCCCCACGGGGATGTAGAACATCGGGATCAGCAGAATGGTGAGGATGATAAAGCCAAATAGTCCTGGGTGGAGAGGGGAATGGTCACTGGAAAGCAGTCGGGTACTTAGGAGAAAAGTCTCCATCTCAAACACAAGGTTATAGTTCAAATCCTCGCTAAATTAGCATTTACATGTTCACCATCACTCAGACCAGCTTGTTtttggccccctgttggccacaaacagttactacactaaatatttaataaatgtaTTTCTAATTTATGGGATGCAGAAACGGCATGTTGTGATAACCAGCCTGAGTGGTTGTGAAAGGGAGGGAGCGCAAAGTGGCTATAAGCCccagacaaagcaaactcccCCCTTGCTTGAGAAGGCAGTACCTTCAGTCCCGACCGCCCGCAAGGGATGCACGTCGTGCTTGTAGACAAACTTCTCCTCCAGGACCATCTGTACGGCAGCAATGATCTGAGCCATGATGATGAGAAGGTCGCCTGAAAGAACCAGCAGCTCGCATCACTGCGTCACGTGTGACGACGCAGCCAAGATCACACCATCCACCCGCCTCTGCGTTACCCGTGACGACGTCGTTGAGCTTGTGCGTGTCGTCCCTCTGTCCGCTGACGAAGTCCGCCAGGCCCACCACGACCAGACCCAGGATGGTGATGAAGATGCCGGCCCACTGGCTGGCCACCAGGCGGCGGTCCAGGAAGGCCACGGACAGCAGCCCGGTGAAAATGATCACGGCGCCACGCAGCATCTGGAAGCTGGAGGCGCTGGTCATGTTCAGGGCTGGGGAAGCAGAGAACGCAACAGCCGTGAGGACTGTGTGGGCTCAGACGATCCGATGAGGGAAATAGGAACGATACACAGGCCAAGAGTTCAGCAGAATGCGgtaatattacttaaaagcaGAAGAGAGAGCACCATCTCCGCATGGTTTGACTGAAAGAACACTGATGTTAGTCAGCTAAAGCAGTCAGTCACTGACTGCTATCCATTAACTCCCATTCCCCATCCACGCTGTTAATGAGCGTCGGTAACTTGACCGCCAGGATAATCGACATGTGCATTAAAACACGGAAATATGATATTTACAGGTATTCACATTTACTTACTTAgcggatgcttttatccaaagttatGTACAGCTCTGAGAAAGTCCCTGGAGAAAGCATGAGATaagtgccttgctcaagggcctaatggtgacatcacttctgagaccatgggatttgaaccgacgaccttctggACACAGGCATCAAGTCCTAACCCAGTGAGTCGCACACCGTGTGCCAGAGAGCGGAGGCTAGACGTACCGACATACATGATGGACGTGGCCAACATGTCACAGACCGCTGGGGGCAGGAAGAGCAGGGGGTTGAAGGCACGGCCAGCATTCATCTTGGGCTCGGGGGCACGGCGGTCATGACAGAGCAGGATGTAGAACACGGCCAGGCAGCTGAACTCCCCGAGGAACATGCCCACAGCCTATGGAAGAACACCACCACATCCAAAGGGGCGGAGAACATACAGAATAAAGTTCATTATCCTGATTGAGCACTGAGACCACAGAaggctcagcacagctgccagaAAGCTATTCTGATTAAAATACTGGGGGAATCACAACATTCCACagactggaaacgaaggaaccTACCTGTAGAAAGGGGTGGGAGAAGGTATGCGAGGGAGAACCATGACACCCCGACGCTGAGAAGTTATCAGCCCACCTGCAAGGCAGAGAGAAAGACTGGCATGGGGAACTGCAAGCAAAACACCCGTCACTGATTGGCCGGCACTGCAGCCAACCAAATCCATGACAAGAAGTTCCAAACTGATAAGGACATTCAGAACCTGCACTCACATCacaaaaaaagtacataaacaaaaataatgagacagaagacCACTAACCCACCATGgctgaacatttatttattttactgcaTCCCAGAAATAATTTTATAGTTAAAATTACCCACCTCTCTACTATATAAAAAAGCACTGCAGGTGTGTGCAGAGAGGAAAAGGACACTGGACATACAGAGAGAGTAAAGAGTTTCAGAGGCAGCAAGCGACGTGTTGGAACTGGAGTGATCAGAACTCTTGGCAAACACTTCAAGAATTTCTACATTCTCTAAAAGCTGGAGAGAGAGGCTGAGTAAACATTTGTCAGTATCATTAAAACGGTATCAATATAAATCACCGAGTACTCACTTCTAAAAACACTGCCGATTAGAGTGGCTCACCACACTGAATTCTGTTTAACGTTAATAATGATTAACAGGCGAGTATTTAATATGGGACTCCCTTCTGGATTGGTATGATCCAAAAGGTAAATTGAGCTGGCAATAGAAAGTTTATAGCGCCGACCCAGAACCACACACCCTGCCAGGGAAACCTGACCCCTTACGCTACGTTACATTTCATCTCTGTAGTATTCAAAATAACGTAAAGGAAACTGAAAGGAGAAACAGCTCATGTTCAACCTGAAATGGGGAAGGCGGAGGATATAAAAACCGCTAAATGTCACGGTGAACAAAGAGTACTGAAGACAAGACAGAAACAGGGAATGATTTAACCAGATTAATCAAGTATTTCTAAGCagagaaaatttctacgtacgTGCTCTATACTGAAAGAGAAAGTGGTGCACTGACTATTTATAATAACCGGGAAAAAGTCTATTTTAATTCACGTGACCAGATATGACACCTACTCAGTGGCAGGAAATGCATTTAATgaaacattaataaactctttaaaGAGGtacaataattaaatatttgtaATATACCAGCCTCCCTCGAGGATTCTGCTGATAAACCCACTTTAAAGAAGTGAAATACGCCCCGAAAGGCAAACAAAGTAAAAACATTGAAGTTATTTCGCTAAACTGCAAGCCGTGGGGCTTTTCAAAGTCCCGTTTTACATCAGTTCTATTTGTATAAAACCGGTTACAGGGAAGTACATTGACACGGAAGATGAAAAGAAGCAAATATCGATTCATTTAGTCACAAGAGTCGGCGTCAAATAATGGCTGATGCAGCACCTTTTCGGCACATGACGCCTTCTCGTGACAAACACGGTGACACCCGGCAGATCAGGTCCATCAGTAACTTTGCTAAGGGCCACGATTTACCAGAAGCTTTTGCTGAAAACTTCATCACGACTGACCAACTGATCAACGGCCCGATCACTAGACAAGCGGAGAGCGGATCTAGTCTTCACCCTGCACAATGGTTTCAGCTAAGTTTTAATGCGACCTTGTCTTGGAAAATTTAATCACTTAACCCGTTACGACATTACACTGACTTATTATTTTAAGAGATGAATGATACGATGGCATGCCAGCATTTCCAAAAGATACTGACCGAATGGAATTTTGCCGAATATACCGGCATGATTCGAGCAGATGCGGGCTTGCTGAGGACTGGAAGCATCATAACTGAAGACACTTACTTGGCGGACAACGTGTTGATGGAGCCGGTGACGAGCATCATAGCAGCCAGCAGCAGCTGGTACTTCGTCCAGGCCATGTTGACTTCAAATGCCGGGGGATCTTCTGCTAATCTTCTGCAGAGCAACCAGTTTTGACTGAGATGTTGATGGGCTTCCTGCAGAATCACGTGTCTGACTTGTCAGCTGACTCTCTGTCAGCCTTTGTACCATCCTGCAGCCGAGAAGGCGGATCTTCTGTAGACCTTCAATAGGCTAGTCAGGCATCGCGGGCTTCCTGCAGAATCACGTGACTGCACGTGTCAGCTGACTTATCGTCACTCCCGTCCTGTCCTGCGCTTCTGAAAGTATCTGCGCTCTTCCGTACCAAATATACCTAAAACAGGCGCCTCCAATCTGTCGATCACGATCTACTGGTCACAGCAGGGGGTACATGAGTACAATCATTAGAAatttgatgtgtttttttttcgcgtACACACGTGCACTCTGCTTGATTTCTGACGGTACGCGCCGCGCTGTGACGCTGCTACCTATGGAGACGAGCTATCGAGCCTTTttgcgcatgtgcagttccaccttagaattagggttaggttttaggCGTTagcgttagggttagggttttagggttttttGGGGGTTAGGCGCACTGCAGAGGAAAAGATTAATTTTCCTGtagccacccctcccccccccccccccgctttcttCGTTCTCTCGAGACCCATGATCTAAACCGTTTTGAATCCTACTAGAGGACCGCAGTCCATATTCCACTGGCCCTGAGATTAAATAGAGATGCGACAGGCTGTTTATCAGCCCTGCTTGCTGAAGAGGACAAGAGAATCATTCATGCCGTATCTCCAGGGCTTTGGCGGTACTGCCGAATCCGATAATGTAGGTAAACGGTTGTCAGTGCTGGTGATGGATCTGACAAGGTGTCCAGTAGAGGTGCAGGCATGGGCGTAAATTACGGGGGGattgtagcccccccccccccccaaacaaatcaAAATCAGCTAACACAACAATAATCATGTTTCTCCcgtaatgggtggagacctcaaccacCCCAATGTTCCAGCCAAAGTTACGCCCTTGGGTGTAGGGCcacattatatttatatactgtattttttttcattacatATATTCTATTATATTGTTTTAGAAACGATTGTGCACTTCACGTATCAAGTTGCCCGTAGCAGAGAGGTGTAATTGGGAGTGACGGAAGAACGATCTGCCGGTTTTATTACGCAAACAAACTatgcgattattattattattattattattattattattatttatttatttatttatttagttattcTGCGATTTGAAATCATTTCTACGTATTCTGTTTTATTGCATGTAAAAGATGCTAACTTAGATTAATACAGTTCGGAAGAAATCGGGTGAAAGTTAAACCCATTTAAGCAGTTATTCTGTGAAACACGAGGGGGCAGTGTTGCTTCTGCGTGtcacaaatgacattttttaaagGAATTGCGTTACTC from the Brienomyrus brachyistius isolate T26 chromosome 19, BBRACH_0.4, whole genome shotgun sequence genome contains:
- the slc35f6 gene encoding solute carrier family 35 member F6, coding for MAWTKYQLLLAAMMLVTGSINTLSAKWADNFSASGCHGSPSHTFSHPFLQAVGMFLGEFSCLAVFYILLCHDRRAPEPKMNAGRAFNPLLFLPPAVCDMLATSIMYVALNMTSASSFQMLRGAVIIFTGLLSVAFLDRRLVASQWAGIFITILGLVVVGLADFVSGQRDDTHKLNDVVTGDLLIIMAQIIAAVQMVLEEKFVYKHDVHPLRAVGTEGLFGFIILTILLIPMFYIPVGDFSNNPRRVLEDALDAFCQIGNQPMIVLALLGNIISIAFFNFAGISVTKEISATTRMVLDSLRTVVIWVVSLAVGWEQFHGLQVLGFIILLAGTALYNGLHRPLLAKLPCYTAEESGGSSERSGLLGNGDNEES